In Drosophila subpulchrella strain 33 F10 #4 breed RU33 chromosome X, RU_Dsub_v1.1 Primary Assembly, whole genome shotgun sequence, the DNA window CATTACTCAACAACCTGAGATAGTCTGGTAACTAACACCCGTTGCCTAGCAACCTTCAGTTTCTCAAGTGGCTATATAGAGGGCTAGACAGATAAGTTCCGAGATATACGGTACGGAGATAATTGTTTATGGGTTACCGAATTTTACGCTCTAAAATAGTTTTCctcctttttttaattaagcaCTTAGGCAATCTACAAAATAAATCTTGCTGCATATTACAAAACTGATTTAAGCTAACCGTGAAATACATAGAAGTGAGACTTATCAGGAGTACAAAAACGGGGGAAAGGCCTTAGTAGTAGCAGCGCCTAGAACTGAGCAATGTATTTGGCAATAATCTCAACTCGATAAGATAACCAATAGCTGTTTCCATTGGTCTTTTTCCGTTCTGTTTCGCTTATTTCTCCCAGCCAAATCCCCACAACTGACCACAACTTATCGCTATTTTGGGGCTCTAAAGATTTGCAGGGGCTTCCAAAACGGAATCTTGATTGAATATCGGGCATTTTAAAATGCCAATGCGCTGAGGattcttttaattaaatttaattgtgATTCACAAAGTAGTAATGCCCGGCGAAAATTTTCACAATGGATTTTCTAATACCACATAATAATAATGGTATGAAAAGTGCTCAAATTGCGCTTCATAAACTCTCGCATGTATTGCAGTTTCATAATTAACCTGTCGCCTCCCCCGTTTTTTGTGTGGGTGAATTGGCTGCTTTCCTCGCGGATTAAATGACAAAAATGCTATACGATTTCACAGGGAAAACAAAAGGTGGAAAACTATTTCAAGTCTAGCATAACCACAGCGAGACAAAGGCAAGTGACGCCCTCTGGCGGTCGGCGAAGCGAAACTAAAGCGGCCTACATTACAAATGGATGCCATTTGAGGTTCGTACCAGGTCCATTGATAGGCCCAATTTACGGCTACCGAAATGCAGTACAATGCTTTTAAATAATGCCATGTAATATTAGGAATGGAAATCAATGGAATACTTGTTTGTTGATTAATTGGTCCCACTTTGAAAATAGTGAGCTTTTGGGAAAATTATAATGGTGTTGGTCTGAAATCTTACTTTTAGGACTTTTTTGAATGACATTTTTAAGGTCATACTCTCACCCCATTAAATACTTCTTTTGGTATCCTTAATGAATATAAGAAAGAAaagttgaaaaatatttgttttaaggATTTTAGGCATATTTTACATTCGCCTGTAATAGCTTAAACTATTATTTAATGGACTAACTGACCACTATGGCTAAACAAAATCTATGATTATTCTCATAATCGTCCATGTAAAGACATATTCACATGCTTTTGATTTATGTAAATCGGGTCTTCCGTTCGCAAGATATAATAGTTTTAGTGTAACCTTTCTTAGGTATATATTCGGCGAAAGGTTGGTAATATTGTCGAAATATGTAGGTATGAGGATAAATCCTAAAAAATCATgtgtacattaaaaataaaaaaaaatcaaggtTGGCCGTGTTGAAACGTCACATACTTGAAATCGAACAGAACGTTATGGACTTTTAGTTTCCCCTGAGTACTACTTCAGAATTATACGTTCATATTCGAACAGCGCCTTTTATTGTAtactaaataataattatattcgTGAAAAAATGTTTCCATCCTTGCGAGGTTATATGGGCTGGAAGCGCGTTAAAATCGAGGGCACACGCCGTGCAGCCGACGGAATGAAACCCAGAGCCATCATTGACCTGACCGTGGAGATAGATCCCGCCATCAGGGAACTGGCCGAGCTGAACAGTCACTTATACTTGTGTCCCCATTGTCTCGAAGCGCCTGTGGACCCGGTGTCCACCGAGTGTGGACACGTCCTTTGCCAGGCATGCATGATCTATTTGCTGCAGCCCTTCAAACGCTGCCCCATGTGCAAGAAAAAAGTGACCGAATTCTTTCGCCTGTACTTCTAACTTTAAGTGTTTTCAATAATTCGAATTATGTTTGTGATGTTGCAGTTGCCGGTTCGCTTCAGATGCGGACAGTAGAAGATAATTTCGAAATTAAATAAACCTAACCAAAGCATTCCTCTTGAATGCATAATGagcataattattttgtttaactATTATTCGGAGGGGATTATAAATGGAAAAATTACTTGTTTgcttaaacaaaaatattactcGGTGGTGTTTTCACAACAATCTAGTTAATTTTAGGTATGGTACCTGGTTGTAAGACTTTCactttctaaaatatttactcTAGTGAATACTAAAAATCCGGAATACATTGGCAGACGGATTTTTCGAGCAATTAGCAATTAAcctagttaaattttttttagaaaccaCTGAGACGTCGctgcatttttaattatttgcaCGGCGCTCAATAGAAATTTATGCATGTCGCTAAATAAAGCCGCAGACAACTGACTTTCTGTCTCTTTCCCTTTCTTTTGGAAGTCTCCCTCCCACATATttggatatatatttttttgccaGTCGAAGACTTTAGCCAGTGCAAATTGCCAGCAATTGTTGtcaatttaaaattgaaaagaaGTCAAATGTTGAACAAGAATGCATGcaacatatatgtatatgcgcCTAAAGGGAACTATATAGCCGCTGATCTTGAGCTCACACGCTTTTATACAGTTGAGGTGGCTTGAAGAAAGGTATTATTTTAGATACCACCTATCATctttaatttacattttataaagaaaatccTAAGTCACCAAAATGATTTTGAAAGCagctataaaaataaatataatcatatgttaatataaaaaattaaaaataaatacaaattgatGTAAATATATGCACATTTTGATGACACCACCAAGTactaattaaaaagaaaaaaccagAACGTCGTATCCATTGTTTTTAagaagtatatattttttttagcaaaaGATCAAGTGCTATTTTTCTAACCACAGCTGTGGATCCGAGACATCAAGTGCCTGCTATCTCTGGGCAATTTTCACTTATCTCCGATGCTCTACATAGCgaaaggttttttttattgccaGAGGTATATGGGGTGGTTGGGTGTATATGTATAGCACCGTATATCATGTCTCAAGGTAATCTTTTGATTAACAAGACGTTTAAGCCGCCTGGAATTCCGTGTATTTGTACGCTTTGGGAAAATTCTAAACGATTTCCTTGTCTCTTTTACTTGCAGAGCTATTTAAGAACTGATTAAAAATGCCGAATCACCTGAATTGAGGGGATACGAGGAGACAAGACGCGAGAACCACGAGAGGCGACCTAAATCAGCTGGGGAAAAATCGAGGATCGAGGGGGAACATCAGCGCAATGGCCATCAATCAGGGCAAGTACAAACCGACGATCTGCGCCATCGACGAGGTGGACGACCGCAGTTTCAAGCTGCACAACAGCCAGGACGAGATCGGTGGcaagcagcagctgcagcagatCGAGGGCAGCGAGACGGCTCCGCTGACCACAAACCAGCAGAAGCTGCACATGGACGACGGCTCCCATCTGACGCCCAAGGATCTGGAGGCGGCGCGCCAGGATGCCCTCAACGAAGTCGGAGGAGGAGCCGGCGGCAGAGCACCGGCAGCCATCACGCCCAACTCCACACATCCCTCGGCCAATGGACTGAGAGGTGAGAAACGGTCATCGCAATCATTTCCCATTAAAATTCCATTCAAAGTCATTAAATTCGTAGACAGAATATagataaattatatataaatgataTTACGATTGCTAAATTggttataaaaagaaaattggtTACAAACATTATTTCAAATGGTCCAAACTTTTGTTTCGATTTTTTGTAGACAAGAgcttgtaaaaaatatatgattgGAACCAACTTTATAAAATGAGTTTCTTAAACGTTCAATTTACATATGTTGCTCTACGATttacttaataatattttaatttaccaaaaatatttttaaaattattttaaatcgGAGGAAAATCAAAACTCTAATGGGCATATATTTTAAGAATCAATATCAATAGTAAACTCTTTAAAAGAGGTTTAAGGTTATAGATAGAGCTCACTAGGCTACTAAAATCACtcttgaatttaaatttaattttaagtgtctaaaagtatgcagtgaataaaAGATGGTCTTCTTTATGAATGAATTTATTGTACttgtgttaaaaatatatcattAGATACCATtagacaaataaaaaatacatttatgaGTGGTTTCAAAACACCATTGACTTGTAAGACACCCTCGATATATGTTTTCGACTTCCATCCATCATTTCATTAACATTCATGTCTTGCATATCCTTGGCCTTGCCCGATGATAGCCTTGCTGCTTCCAGGCCGACGATCCTTCGACGCGCTGATGAGCCTGTCGCGCAAGCGGCGCATCCTTTACGTGACCACCGCCTGCCTGTGCGCCCTGCTCCTGCTGATCATCATCCTGCTGCTGGCCTTCTGGCCGGAGGTGCCCTTCTACCTGCGGGCGCCGCTCTGCCTGGAGAAGGAGTGCGTGGAGAGCAGCCGGCAGCTGCTCCTCTGGGCCAACACCTCGAAGAGTCCCTGCCACGAGACGTACGAGTGGGCCTGCGGCAACTTTGCCAGCGACTACGCCAACCACGACTACTTTGTGATCAAACGCGGCGAGTGGAACTACGAGACTTACAATGAGTATCAGGGTGAGCTGATCTTGAGCTATCCTTCCTCTGCGGTACCcatattaatttatatatctATCTCTTCACAGAACTCAACGAACTGAATCGCTTTATTTCAATGCTGCCCAATTCGCAGGAGGGTTCCGTGGAGACCACGGTGACCAGTCTTTATCGCAGCTGCCGCGAGACCGATGTCCTGGACAAGAGCCAGTCGGATCTGCTCCTGAAACGAGCCATCAACGGAGTGTGTGAGTTCTAGGATTAATTacctttatttttatatgtgGAACTTAGTCAGGAGGATTTTTcctcttatatcttttgcaattttgttttcttagcAATGTTGAATATTTGCTTTTTCTACGGTTCTGACagtaaatacatttttcacACATGCCAGTTTTGTATTTTCCTTGAACTTGTCTAAAAACTTTGTACTATAAACTTCTGACATACTTTTGGGCTGGCCAAGTTGACAAAACTTAAAGAACTTTTCTTAAGATTTCTTAAAGCTTTTTGACcatttaaaactttttgttATTTAGAGTATTTAGTTGCGAAAATATTAAGGGGGCTTAATAGGATTCAAAAGGGGGTTTTTAAACATCCCATGGTGTGAATCATGGTAAAATCCAAAAGCCTGGTGTGATCTGAATCGCCTGATCACCTGTCTTTTTTTGCATTAAATTAAAGTAGAACCTGTCTGATATTTCACATTTTCAAAGTGCTTTTGATAAAGATTAATGCTTACCATTATAAGCTGTTGCTTTTGGATACAATTTTGTGGTTATTAGACTTTTTGGCTTGCACTTTGACTCTAAAGACTATCAACTATAATTTTTGTTGTAACTAAAATTGTTGGTTTTCTGGTCTACCTCCCTCCATTTAATAAATCGCCAcctttaattttattgttctatgtcgttaaaaatttatttatgctttcaaaaaaaaaaacctttgaCTATTGCATCACTGTACAGTAAAATTGTTGCTAGGCGTCCACGCGAGTGATCATCTATTTGCCATTGGGTGGCAGATAGGTGGCACTCTGGGCATTCTTGATGATGGTGCCGCCGGAGATGGATCCTCCGGTGATGCCGCCAGAGATTCCGCCAGTGCTGCCGCCCGAGGTCGAGGAGAAGCTGCCGCCAGTGGAGCCAGAAACGTAGTGGGAGCTGCCGTCGGTGGAGCCAGTGCCTCCGGAAACGAAGTGAGAGCTGCCAGTGCTGGCGGCACCAACAGCGCCACCATCCAAGATGCCAACCACCGACTGGGCAGGGGCCACTCCGCCATCCTGGTGCTCCGAGGTTCCCTCGATCCTGTCGTATTCGGCTGCAGGCAAAGGAGGAGGATAGTGGATATTAGTTTCGAAAAATCCCCAAGTCAGTAGTCTCATTCCGGGGAACACTCACCCTGAATCTGCTGCTGGGCATGAGAGGCCTCCGCATCGGTCTTGTACTTGATGAAGAAGACCTCCGGCTTGCTGGGCACCGTGGGTGCGGGCGTGGCGATATCGTTGACCTCCAGCTGGTTGTCCTTCTTGCTGAGCACATAGATGACGGTCTTCTCCTCCTTGGGTGCATATTCGGCGGACAGCTTGACATTGGCATTGCTGGAGGATGGGGCCTTGATGAACACCACCCGGTAATTCTTCTGCGGGCGTCCAATCACCAGATGCTTGGAACGCTCCAGATTCTCATGCTCTTCGGGAGCGGCGACAGTGAAGAACTGCTTGTGGATGATGGGCTCCTGGAAGCCGCGCTGGacctcctgctcctgctgctgctggtagcTGGGTGCCTGGTAGCCGGCCAGAACGCCGAATCCAATGTTGGGCGAGGGTCCGAATCCGGTGAAGgagctgccgccgccgccataGTTGGAGGCACCGCCAGTTGAGTATGTGGCTCCTTGTCCACCAGTTGAGTAGGTGGCTCCTTGTCCACCAGTGGAGTAGGCGGCTCCTTGCCCACCAGTGGAGTAGGTGACTCCATGGCCACCACCAGTGGAGTAGGTGGCTCCATGGCCACCACCAGTGGAGTAGGTGCCTCCACTACCACCACCATAGTGGCTGACAGCCTGGGGGGCAGAGGAACTGCCCACCAGGGAGCCCACGCTGGCGGTCTGGAAGGCACCCAACGGTCCATAGGATGCCACCGAGGAGTGGCTGGGAGCGGTTAGGAAACCGCCAGAGGAACTACCGCTGGAACCGGAGTTGGTCAGGGAACCAGAGACTCCACTTCCATAGTTGTAGCCCTGGGGCTTGGCCTGGCTAAGAGCCACCAGAGTGCAAAGGGTCTagaaaaaaagcaaaaaaaaaaaatattttataacccTTTGGTTAATCCAGCGGTTAATCCTCCTGTTAACTTACCACAAATAGACGCATGTTGAGTGGTTTTCAGttgttggcttaatgatgcTCCCCCTTGATGATTTGTGGCCTTTTATACCACGAATATTGGTTACTCCGCTTCTTACTatttttctataatttttttctcttCGCCGGTTTAATTAATTGCTCAATTATTTGACTGTGCCGAACCTCTGACATTTGACTTGTGCCGTCTCTTTCACGCTTCCTTTAATGTGACCTGTTGTCCATCGATGCTCGTTTTGTTTCTTTTCGGGGCGATCATAAATCATAGTCGATCTTATATATATTCGCCGGTCGTCGACGAAGTTCATCGCAGGTGGATCACTATCAATAACCACATCGATTTCAATTCCATAACCCCAACACACGAAGTTCGGTTGCATTTTTTCCGTTTTGTCGCATTGTTTCGCGATTAGCAACCCTCCATTTTCAAAAGTTCTATGCAAAATTTTGCATAAAATCCTCGATTGATTGATGGATCTTTTGGGGTTTATCAAGTGTGGCTTAGTGTAGGGGAACGTGTTTATGACTTAATTTGATCAGCATTGAAAAGACAAGCGCCATTGTGACTATTGGAGGGTATTTTTTTGGTTCTATATGGTTTTGATTAGTCAGGAACTTGGTTTTGTAGGTGTTTGTGCattatacttatatttatttggatACTAGGAAAGGAAGAGATTATTGAAATCAGCAGAAGAGTAAAGCAATCAACATGCGAACgtaatatacatttattaaaatagcTTTAGCTCTAACAAagaaatttaagttttcatattttcaaaattttagaCTTTAAAATTGGGTTTTCAGTCCATTAAATGGTCGTCCAATCCTGAATTAAGATTTATGTCGGCCGAAAGGCAAAGGGATCGCTTGGATTGCATTTCCTTCACCTTGTTCCATCGCTCTTCGCGTTCGAGCTCTAAAGCTTTCTCCCTGAAAAAGAAAGAATTCGAAATTGCTTCAGcggtttttaatatttgcgGTGTCGAACGCACTTTTCGCGCTCTGACTTGAAGTTTTTGTTCAGCTGGTTGAACAGCTTCTCGTTCATCTTCAGGAACAACTTGGAAATGCTATAGACAAGATCCCTTACTTCATCACTCCAGTGATCCTTGCTGACGTAATACAGGGACGGGAAAATGATGGGCAAGATGACCTCACTGTTGGATATAATGTGTGTCACGATATTCTCATGGCTCCACATACGAAGAGCCCTCTCAGCAACCTAAATCGTTGGGAATGACGAGTATTACTTAAAGCCATCTATATAAAATGCACTCGACTTCAAAAACCAATCAATTAGAAGATCTTTATGGCTATTTCGGTCTAAATCTTACATTTTCTGATCATATACTATGATGTTATACCAagtattttgaaatattaaagaaattatgtatatatatatcaattaTGACTAACTTAAGGaccttttgtttattttttgagtaAAAGTTCTGATAGGTTCCTATCAAAAACAAATTACTGAAGACTTCTAAATGAAAGGTACCAACTACTGGCTTATCTTACCGGCATATGGGGACTCGCCAAgcattttgaaatccggcgGAACATCGGAAGCTGGATTTGCTGAAACTCTTCCTTACCAATCTTTTCCATAACTTTGTAGATCTCGTCCAGGAACAGCATCTCTTTCTCCGAGGATACCATGGGCCAGATTTTAAGCAGGCCATTGATAAAATCTCCGTGAAGTTTTAAGTTCTCGCGGAGCATATGTAAAGTGCATTTCATCATAGGAGTAAAGTATGTAATTAGGGATTGGGCTTTGTGCAGTGGTACAATGATCTTGATCAGCAAGTGTTTTTGTTCGTCGATCGATAGATCATTACATTTGCGGAATACCCTGATGGTCAAACGAAAACATTAAATTATGGGATCAAGTTAGTTAAATGTTCCCTGCTAAACATACTCGTTGAGAAATTCCATGAGCTCAGTTATTCCATTGATGTTTTCCGTTTCGTAAATGAATCGGTAGAACACGTTGTTAACCTCATGTCGTATATAAGGCCGCAATGTGTCAAACTTAAAGTAGATGCGACGCAAGAGAATCTTTGTAAATTCGCGCTCTCCCTCATCCTTCGAGTCCAAGCTTTCCAATAGCTATTGGAACCCATTTTAAAAGCTTTTAATTCTAAagatctatatatatatctcaCCTTTACGATAATTGTTTGATCAATTTCTCGCTTTTCGATCATATCGAAATCCGTACATTCCAGAAAGCGAGAGAAGAGCTCAAAGGTTAGCTGCCGTTTGGCCAACTCCTCCTGATCCTTTGAGACAATATCGATATCGAGTTTCTCTTCGGGCGGAGAATCGGGATTGACGATCGCGAGGGAATCACTCATTTTGgcgatttaaaaaatatatttatgttcTTTTTAGTAGCAGTATACGTGTTCGTTGACTGGTGAATGATTGATACTTGATGGTAATGGAATAGGTAGAGTGATCCCAAGCAAACCAGAAATACATAAAGCCCTactattatatatatattatattatattattatataatatcaTTATGTCATTGTATTATATCTATAACTTCTAAAAGGCCAACTTTCATTTGCAGTGCTTTCGTTTTCCATccattatattattatattatatgatTATATCATTGTATTATATCTGTAACTTCTAAAAGGCCAACTTTCATTTGCATTGCTTTCGTTTTCCATCGCCAATTCTCTTTCTTTCGCTTTTACAACCTTTTAGAGCCCAACAAACATGTGTTCACATTTCGAATTATAGCTTTAACTATGTATCTTGATTGATGGACGCAATTTGTTTTCTGTCTTTTTTGGTCAAACAAATGCCTCAAAGAATCTTTGGCTTCTTTGTTGTATGCTTCTTTTCTTTTCGCCGGTGATTTTTCTTGGTCTGttatttttggattttttgtgCTTAGTTCTTAGGCAAGAACTTGCTTCCGCCATGGGATTTTAGTTTGACGTATTAACCCATTGTTAACAAGAGCTTAATTATGTTGGAGGAATTAAACAGCATCACTAAGagcattattatttttgagcCACAGGCGCAGTAATTTATTGGCATTGATTTCGTACTTTGGTTAGGTGTAGGAATTCTGTATACTCTTGcatacaaaaatgtatttatttatttatacatttaaatCCAATATTATGCATTTGATAAAACACTTTCACACATGTTTTGCATCTGAAATTAATCTCTTTTTTGTGTGGCTTTATTTTTCTTAGCCGCATAAAACTAGTTGGTCTGCTGTTGTTGCAATGGCATTTCAATTATTGTTGggcttcatttaaaatttccgcTTTGATCTTCGGAGTTTTGACAAATCTTTGTTAGCCCATAAATTATATCATTAGTTTTGGATACGTTGGCGGCATGGCAAACAAAGCGCCGAAAAGGATTTAAATTggcggcaaaaaaaaaaacgaaacagGAAATACCCTAGGcacttatattattttaatatttatttatctacGAGCTGCATAATTTGATTACATTTATTGGCAGCATTTAGTGTgtgttttctttgatttttatacaCCCAACAAAGGGTATACGTAAATATGCATAGATTGCGTTGTGTCACGGTCTATTTTTAGTTAAGACGGCTAAAAGCAGAAATTCCATAACCACATATCGTCGGCCAAGTgttttttcggttttgttgataacaaatttcaatataattgCCATAACTTGAATGCGTTTTGGGCAGGGCCGTTTTAGGGCCATTGTTTGTGTTTGcgcttttggccaaaaaacaatgtgtgattt includes these proteins:
- the LOC119556622 gene encoding polycomb group RING finger protein 1-like, which gives rise to MFPSLRGYMGWKRVKIEGTRRAADGMKPRAIIDLTVEIDPAIRELAELNSHLYLCPHCLEAPVDPVSTECGHVLCQACMIYLLQPFKRCPMCKKKVTEFFRLYF
- the LOC119556617 gene encoding keratin, type I cytoskeletal 9; the protein is MRLFVTLCTLVALSQAKPQGYNYGSGVSGSLTNSGSSGSSSGGFLTAPSHSSVASYGPLGAFQTASVGSLVGSSSAPQAVSHYGGGSGGTYSTGGGHGATYSTGGGHGVTYSTGGQGAAYSTGGQGATYSTGGQGATYSTGGASNYGGGGSSFTGFGPSPNIGFGVLAGYQAPSYQQQQEQEVQRGFQEPIIHKQFFTVAAPEEHENLERSKHLVIGRPQKNYRVVFIKAPSSSNANVKLSAEYAPKEEKTVIYVLSKKDNQLEVNDIATPAPTVPSKPEVFFIKYKTDAEASHAQQQIQAEYDRIEGTSEHQDGGVAPAQSVVGILDGGAVGAASTGSSHFVSGGTGSTDGSSHYVSGSTGGSFSSTSGGSTGGISGGITGGSISGGTIIKNAQSATYLPPNGK
- the LOC119556618 gene encoding serine/threonine-protein phosphatase 2A 56 kDa regulatory subunit alpha isoform gives rise to the protein MSDSLAIVNPDSPPEEKLDIDIVSKDQEELAKRQLTFELFSRFLECTDFDMIEKREIDQTIIVKLLESLDSKDEGEREFTKILLRRIYFKFDTLRPYIRHEVNNVFYRFIYETENINGITELMEFLNEVFRKCNDLSIDEQKHLLIKIIVPLHKAQSLITYFTPMMKCTLHMLRENLKLHGDFINGLLKIWPMVSSEKEMLFLDEIYKVMEKIGKEEFQQIQLPMFRRISKCLASPHMPVAERALRMWSHENIVTHIISNSEVILPIIFPSLYYVSKDHWSDEVRDLVYSISKLFLKMNEKLFNQLNKNFKSEREKEKALELEREERWNKVKEMQSKRSLCLSADINLNSGLDDHLMD